In a genomic window of Nodosilinea sp. E11:
- the uvrC gene encoding excinuclease ABC subunit UvrC: MSSTVQPPTLVNDPDRLEARLKEIPREPGVYFMRDSRDQILYIGKSKCLRTRVRSYFRDFHGHMPRIAMMVMQIVEIEFIVTDTEAEALALEANLIKQNQPHFNVLLKDDKKYPYLCVTWSEDYPRIFITRKRRKSLKDRYYGPYVDVGLLRSTLHLVKRIFPLRQRPQPVHRDRPCLNYDIGRCPGVCQQLISPEDYHKTLQRVVMVFQGRTTELVDILTAQMERAAEDLKFELAARLRDQIRGLERLCADQKVALPDDTVSRDAIALAADEKHACVQIFQVRAGRLVGRLGFTADAESGTPGEILQRVLEDHYQTVDSVEIPSVILAQHELPEGDILAQYLGQRRSRKVSIEVPQRQTKADLIDMVERNAQYELARTQAAADRNIQALQDLAVVLDLPDLPKRIEGYDISHIQGSDAVASQVVFVDGMPAKQHYRHYKIKNPEVKPGHSDDFASMAEVIRRRFRRYATDPTKPRLGNPDWPDLVMIDGGKGQLSAVVEVLRELNLLQEINVVSLAKKREEIFLPGESIPLPTEADQPGVQLLRRLRDEAHRFAISFHRKKRTDRMRRSRLSEIPGLGQHRQKELLAAFRSIDYIREASPEQLATVPGIGPQLAQQIYEYFHPQAEEVLDG, translated from the coding sequence GTGAGTTCTACGGTTCAGCCCCCCACCCTGGTCAATGACCCCGATCGCCTAGAGGCTCGGCTCAAAGAGATCCCCAGAGAGCCGGGGGTCTACTTTATGCGAGACAGCCGCGACCAGATTCTCTACATTGGCAAGTCAAAATGTCTACGCACGCGGGTGCGGTCCTACTTTCGCGACTTCCACGGCCACATGCCGCGCATTGCCATGATGGTGATGCAAATTGTCGAAATCGAGTTTATCGTCACCGACACCGAAGCTGAGGCCCTGGCCCTAGAGGCCAATTTAATTAAACAAAATCAGCCCCACTTCAACGTGTTGTTGAAGGATGACAAGAAATACCCCTACCTCTGTGTCACCTGGTCAGAAGACTACCCCCGCATTTTTATCACTCGCAAGCGGCGCAAGAGCCTCAAAGATCGCTACTACGGCCCCTACGTTGATGTGGGTCTGCTGCGCAGCACTCTGCATTTAGTCAAGCGCATCTTTCCCCTGCGCCAGCGGCCCCAGCCCGTGCACCGCGATCGCCCCTGTCTCAACTACGACATTGGCCGCTGCCCTGGCGTCTGCCAGCAGCTGATCTCCCCAGAGGACTACCACAAGACCCTTCAGCGCGTCGTCATGGTGTTTCAGGGCCGTACCACCGAGCTGGTGGATATTCTCACTGCCCAAATGGAACGGGCCGCCGAAGACCTCAAGTTTGAGCTGGCCGCCCGTCTGCGTGATCAGATTCGCGGGTTAGAGCGACTGTGCGCCGACCAAAAGGTAGCGCTGCCCGACGATACCGTGTCTCGGGATGCGATCGCCCTAGCCGCCGACGAGAAACATGCCTGTGTGCAGATCTTTCAGGTGCGGGCGGGTCGTCTGGTGGGCCGTCTGGGCTTCACCGCCGATGCCGAGTCGGGCACGCCCGGCGAAATTTTGCAGCGGGTGCTCGAAGACCACTACCAAACCGTCGATTCCGTCGAAATTCCCTCGGTAATTTTGGCCCAGCATGAGCTGCCTGAAGGCGACATCCTGGCGCAGTATTTGGGGCAGCGCCGCAGTCGCAAGGTCTCCATCGAGGTGCCCCAGCGCCAGACCAAGGCCGACCTGATCGACATGGTGGAGCGCAACGCCCAGTACGAGCTGGCCCGCACCCAAGCTGCCGCCGATCGCAACATTCAGGCCCTGCAAGACCTGGCGGTGGTCCTTGACCTGCCCGATTTGCCCAAGCGCATCGAGGGCTACGACATCTCCCACATCCAGGGCTCCGATGCCGTTGCCTCTCAGGTGGTGTTTGTTGACGGTATGCCCGCCAAGCAGCACTACCGCCACTACAAGATTAAAAATCCTGAGGTGAAGCCCGGCCACTCCGACGACTTTGCCAGCATGGCCGAGGTGATTCGCCGCCGCTTTCGTCGCTACGCTACCGACCCCACCAAGCCGCGCCTAGGCAATCCCGACTGGCCCGACCTGGTGATGATCGACGGCGGCAAAGGCCAGCTCTCGGCGGTGGTCGAAGTGCTGAGAGAACTCAACCTGCTCCAAGAGATCAACGTCGTTAGTTTGGCCAAAAAGCGCGAGGAAATCTTTCTCCCCGGCGAATCGATCCCGCTGCCCACCGAAGCCGACCAGCCCGGCGTGCAGCTGCTGCGCCGCCTGCGCGACGAGGCCCACCGCTTCGCCATCAGCTTCCACCGAAAGAAGCGAACGGACCGGATGCGGCGATCGCGCCTTTCCGAAATCCCCGGACTGGGCCAGCACCGCCAGAAAGAATTGCTAGCGGCGTTTCGCTCCATCGACTATATCCGCGAAGCCAGCCCCGAGCAGCTCGCTACTGTGCCCGGCATTGGCCCCCAGCTGGCCCAGCAGATTTACGAGTACTTCCACCCCCAGGCGGAGGAGGTGCTGGATGGGTAG
- a CDS encoding ferredoxin-thioredoxin reductase catalytic domain-containing protein — protein sequence MTDTKTTQATDKNLELMRNFAQSYAKRTGTYFCSDPGVTAVVLEGLAKHKDDFGSPLCPCRHYEDKEAEVKTIYWNCPCIPMQERKECHCMLFLTPDNPFAGEQQDITFDTIRAETNKF from the coding sequence ATGACTGACACCAAAACCACCCAGGCCACCGATAAAAACCTAGAGCTCATGCGCAACTTTGCCCAGAGCTATGCTAAACGTACGGGCACCTACTTCTGCTCAGACCCCGGCGTGACGGCGGTGGTGCTGGAGGGCCTAGCCAAGCACAAAGACGATTTTGGCTCGCCCCTATGTCCCTGTCGCCACTACGAAGACAAAGAGGCTGAAGTCAAAACCATCTACTGGAACTGCCCCTGCATCCCCATGCAAGAGCGCAAAGAGTGCCACTGCATGCTGTTTCTCACCCCTGACAACCCCTTCGCGGGCGAGCAGCAAGACATCACCTTCGACACCATTCGGGCCGAAACCAATAAATTCTAG
- the sufR gene encoding iron-sulfur cluster biosynthesis transcriptional regulator SufR — protein sequence MTSVQQPSTSTKDDILMYLLKQGEATAHDLADQFEVSTQAIRRHLKDLEAEGLIEHRAVQEGMGRPNHLYQISAKGRDRFPTKYDEFALSLLDTLAETVGQDQVGTVLRKQWERKALEYRDRVGAGSLAERVARLVQIRQVEGYMSEWHEVNDGDVRQAGPGYVITEYNCAISHIAESFPSICGHELEMFQVALAGCTVQRTHWLVKGEHRCGYLVQAG from the coding sequence ATGACCTCTGTGCAGCAACCCTCTACCTCTACTAAAGACGATATTTTGATGTACCTGCTCAAGCAGGGAGAGGCGACAGCCCACGACCTAGCCGATCAGTTTGAGGTGAGCACCCAGGCCATTCGCCGCCACCTGAAAGATTTGGAGGCAGAGGGACTGATTGAGCATCGAGCGGTGCAGGAGGGGATGGGACGACCCAACCATCTATATCAAATCAGTGCCAAGGGGCGCGATCGCTTTCCTACCAAATACGATGAGTTTGCCCTTTCGCTGCTCGATACCCTGGCCGAAACCGTGGGGCAAGACCAGGTGGGCACCGTGTTGCGTAAACAGTGGGAGCGCAAGGCGCTAGAGTATCGCGATCGGGTGGGTGCGGGCAGCTTGGCGGAGCGGGTGGCGCGACTGGTGCAGATCCGCCAGGTCGAGGGCTATATGTCTGAGTGGCACGAGGTCAACGATGGGGACGTGCGTCAGGCCGGCCCTGGCTACGTGATTACTGAATATAACTGCGCGATTTCCCACATTGCCGAATCGTTTCCCAGCATCTGCGGTCACGAACTGGAGATGTTTCAGGTGGCGCTGGCTGGCTGTACGGTGCAGCGCACCCACTGGCTAGTGAAAGGTGAGCACCGCTGTGGCTATTTGGTGCAGGCGGGATAG
- a CDS encoding Na+/proline symporter encodes MVENTLTWALLAGYGGLLFYLVRQTTPDKVTPPEFFEGQSSTGQAPGLWLLVASAAISWIFAKSIDNAASLGQTFGVLGGIGYAIYYLSFVTAAIALYFIRTRGGFRSIPEFLVSKYGRVCSRLFLLAIAIRLLNEVWSNTKVFSLYFGPEGSPGYWIAAAVVTAFTVYYTLLGGLRSSLLTDGAQMVLASVLLVVILATVGPGLVREGLPVVDADTRSGALTFCALAFVQIFSYPFHDPVMTDRAFITGPRTMFKGFIWAGLLSGGFIFLFSSVGLYARAVGAEGSPSLSVPALFGLPMLLVFNAIMLTSAGSTLDSTFSSTAKVGARDWFHRKGAPTEGQARLGRWWIIAIALLGNVPLLSIYMGDRVGPAIILATTISGTMVMGLAPIFLLAFLPRAGALSFHLAFWPGMIFGVLRVAENVMGAPIFPAWMSLGTGRYAVDLGVNIYGLLLCTAGYLLGAWLGSLGAKQTSEKEFS; translated from the coding sequence ATGGTTGAAAATACGCTCACCTGGGCGCTGCTGGCGGGTTATGGCGGTTTGTTGTTTTACCTGGTGCGCCAGACTACGCCCGATAAAGTGACGCCGCCGGAGTTTTTTGAGGGCCAGTCGAGCACCGGGCAGGCACCGGGGCTGTGGCTGCTGGTGGCCAGTGCGGCCATTTCTTGGATTTTTGCCAAGTCGATCGACAATGCGGCTAGCCTAGGGCAGACCTTTGGGGTGCTGGGGGGCATTGGCTACGCGATCTATTACCTGAGCTTTGTGACGGCGGCGATCGCACTCTATTTCATCCGCACTCGGGGCGGCTTTCGCTCGATTCCAGAGTTTTTGGTCAGCAAGTACGGGCGGGTCTGTTCACGGCTGTTTTTGCTGGCGATCGCCATTCGCCTGCTCAACGAAGTGTGGTCAAATACCAAGGTGTTTTCGCTCTACTTTGGCCCCGAGGGCAGCCCTGGCTACTGGATTGCAGCGGCGGTGGTGACGGCGTTTACGGTCTACTACACCCTGCTGGGAGGTCTGCGCAGCAGCCTGCTCACCGATGGGGCGCAGATGGTGCTGGCCTCTGTGCTGCTGGTGGTGATTTTGGCCACCGTTGGCCCTGGCCTGGTCCGCGAGGGGCTGCCGGTGGTAGATGCCGACACCCGCAGTGGAGCGCTCACCTTCTGCGCCCTGGCTTTTGTGCAAATTTTTAGCTACCCCTTCCACGACCCGGTGATGACCGATCGCGCCTTTATCACCGGGCCGCGCACCATGTTTAAGGGCTTTATCTGGGCGGGGTTGCTCAGCGGCGGGTTTATTTTTCTGTTTAGCAGCGTGGGGCTTTACGCTCGCGCTGTGGGGGCCGAGGGGTCGCCCAGCCTGTCGGTGCCCGCCCTGTTTGGCCTGCCGATGCTGCTGGTGTTTAACGCGATTATGCTGACCAGCGCCGGGTCAACCCTAGACTCGACCTTTTCGAGCACCGCCAAGGTGGGCGCGCGCGACTGGTTTCACCGCAAGGGTGCCCCGACTGAGGGCCAGGCCCGCCTGGGCCGCTGGTGGATCATTGCGATCGCATTGCTCGGCAATGTACCCCTGCTGAGCATCTACATGGGCGATCGCGTTGGCCCCGCGATCATTTTGGCCACCACCATCAGTGGCACCATGGTGATGGGGTTGGCCCCGATCTTTTTGCTGGCGTTTTTGCCCAGGGCTGGGGCGCTCAGCTTTCACCTTGCCTTTTGGCCAGGCATGATTTTCGGTGTGCTGCGGGTGGCCGAAAACGTGATGGGTGCCCCGATCTTTCCCGCCTGGATGAGTCTGGGCACGGGCCGCTACGCGGTGGATTTGGGGGTGAATATCTACGGCCTGCTGCTCTGTACGGCGGGCTATCTACTTGGGGCCTGGCTGGGCAGCTTGGGGGCTAAGCAGACCTCTGAAAAAGAGTTTTCCTAA
- the sufB gene encoding Fe-S cluster assembly protein SufB: MTASVQTLVSQPYKYGFTTDIEADVIPRGLSEDVVRMISAKKNEPAFMLEFRLRAYRKWLTMKEPVWPNVKYPPIDYQNIVYYSAPKTQPKKLGSLDEVDPTLLDTFEKLGIPLSEQKRLANVAVDAIFDSVSVATTFKEKLAESGVIFCSISEALQEHPDLVEKYLGTVIPIGDNYFAALNSAVFSDGSFVYIPKDTQCPMDLSTYFRINNGDSGQFERTLIVAESGSSVTYLEGCTAPMYDSNQLHAAIVELVAMDDASINYSTVQNWYAGDENGKGGIYNFVTKRGLCAGKNSKISWTQVETGSAITWKYPSCVLVGDNSVGEFYSVALTNNHQQADTGTKMVHVGKNTRSTIISKGISAAKSKNSYRGLVKIGPKATGARNYSQCDSMLIGDTSSANTFPYIQVQNSTAQVEHEASTSKIGEDQLFYFAQRGISPEDAVSMIISGFCRDVFNKLPMEFAAEADKLLALKLENTVG, translated from the coding sequence ATGACTGCTTCTGTTCAAACCCTGGTTAGCCAGCCCTATAAATACGGCTTCACCACCGACATTGAGGCCGATGTCATTCCTCGCGGCCTCAGCGAGGATGTGGTGCGCATGATCTCAGCCAAAAAGAACGAACCAGCTTTCATGCTGGAGTTTCGGCTGCGGGCCTACCGCAAGTGGCTGACCATGAAAGAACCCGTTTGGCCCAACGTCAAGTACCCGCCCATTGACTACCAAAACATCGTTTACTACTCGGCCCCCAAAACTCAGCCCAAAAAGCTGGGTAGCCTGGACGAGGTAGATCCTACGCTTTTGGACACGTTCGAGAAGCTGGGCATTCCTCTGTCTGAGCAAAAGCGGTTGGCCAACGTAGCAGTAGACGCGATTTTCGACAGCGTGTCGGTGGCCACCACCTTTAAAGAAAAGCTGGCGGAGTCGGGCGTGATCTTCTGCTCGATTTCTGAGGCGCTGCAAGAGCACCCCGACCTGGTCGAGAAGTACCTGGGCACCGTCATTCCCATTGGCGACAACTACTTCGCAGCGCTTAACTCAGCGGTGTTTAGCGACGGGTCGTTCGTGTACATTCCCAAAGACACCCAGTGTCCGATGGATTTGTCCACCTACTTCCGCATCAACAATGGCGACTCTGGCCAGTTTGAGCGCACGCTAATCGTAGCGGAATCGGGTAGTTCGGTCACTTACCTGGAGGGCTGCACTGCCCCCATGTACGACAGCAACCAGCTCCATGCGGCCATTGTGGAACTGGTCGCTATGGATGACGCCAGCATCAACTACTCCACCGTGCAGAACTGGTATGCGGGCGACGAAAATGGCAAGGGCGGCATCTACAATTTCGTCACCAAGCGCGGTCTCTGCGCCGGCAAAAACTCCAAGATTTCTTGGACCCAGGTAGAAACCGGCTCGGCGATCACCTGGAAGTACCCCAGCTGCGTGCTGGTGGGCGACAACTCGGTGGGCGAGTTCTACTCGGTGGCACTGACCAATAACCATCAGCAGGCCGACACCGGCACCAAGATGGTGCACGTGGGCAAAAATACCCGCAGCACCATCATCTCTAAGGGCATTTCGGCGGCTAAATCTAAAAACAGCTACCGGGGCCTGGTGAAGATTGGGCCAAAGGCGACCGGAGCGCGCAACTATTCCCAGTGCGACTCGATGCTGATCGGTGACACCTCCAGCGCCAACACGTTCCCCTACATTCAGGTGCAGAATAGCACCGCCCAGGTGGAGCACGAGGCCTCGACCTCGAAAATTGGCGAAGACCAGCTGTTTTACTTTGCCCAGCGGGGGATTTCGCCCGAGGATGCGGTGTCGATGATCATCAGCGGCTTTTGCCGTGATGTGTTTAACAAGCTGCCGATGGAGTTTGCCGCCGAGGCGGACAAGCTGCTGGCCCTGAAGCTCGAAAACACCGTCGGTTAA
- a CDS encoding LL-diaminopimelate aminotransferase produces MQIAQRMRPLQANVFADMDRAKAAARAAGKSIVDLSLGSSDLPTPPHVLDAIAAALPDPTTHGYCLFSGTHDFRVAAAQWYTDKFGVAVDPETEVLLLIGSQEGTAHLPLAVLNPGDFALLMDPGYPSHAGGVYLANGQIYPMPLHAEDGFLPRFEDIPAAVLEQSRLMVLSYPHNPTTATASLDFWQTAVAFCQQHNLVLAHDFPYVDLTFTGQPAVSALQADPKKTCTIEFFTMSKSYNMGGFRVGYAIGNAELVAALRQVKANVDFNQYPGIQRGAIAALTGPQDTVHHMIDTFRQRRDAAVQALERIGWAVPMPAATMYIWAKLPEPWGDRSKEFCLSLVEQTGVALAPGIGFGKAGEGYVRIALVHPPAVLEQAIASIAEFLPSGL; encoded by the coding sequence ATGCAAATTGCCCAGCGAATGAGGCCACTCCAGGCCAATGTGTTTGCCGACATGGATCGAGCTAAGGCCGCTGCTCGGGCCGCCGGTAAGTCCATTGTCGATCTCTCGCTGGGGTCCTCCGATTTGCCGACACCGCCCCATGTCTTGGATGCGATCGCCGCCGCTCTGCCTGACCCGACTACCCACGGTTACTGCCTGTTTTCTGGCACCCACGATTTTCGGGTTGCCGCTGCCCAGTGGTACACCGATAAGTTTGGCGTAGCCGTTGACCCCGAAACCGAGGTGCTGCTGCTGATTGGCTCCCAGGAAGGCACCGCCCACCTGCCCCTGGCGGTGCTCAACCCCGGCGATTTTGCCCTGCTGATGGACCCTGGCTACCCCTCCCATGCCGGAGGGGTCTACCTGGCCAACGGGCAAATCTACCCTATGCCCCTGCACGCCGAAGACGGCTTTTTGCCGCGCTTTGAAGATATTCCGGCGGCGGTGCTAGAGCAGTCGCGGCTGATGGTGCTGAGCTACCCCCACAACCCCACCACCGCCACCGCCTCGCTAGACTTTTGGCAAACAGCTGTGGCCTTTTGTCAGCAGCACAACCTGGTGCTGGCCCACGACTTTCCCTACGTTGATCTGACCTTCACCGGTCAGCCGGCGGTATCGGCTTTGCAGGCTGACCCTAAGAAAACCTGCACCATCGAGTTTTTTACCATGTCGAAGTCGTACAACATGGGCGGCTTTCGGGTGGGCTATGCGATCGGCAACGCCGAGCTAGTTGCCGCCCTGCGCCAGGTCAAGGCCAATGTTGACTTCAACCAGTATCCCGGCATTCAGCGGGGGGCGATCGCAGCACTCACCGGCCCCCAAGATACTGTCCATCACATGATTGACACCTTTCGCCAGCGGCGCGATGCGGCGGTACAGGCGCTAGAGCGCATTGGCTGGGCGGTGCCTATGCCTGCCGCCACCATGTATATCTGGGCTAAGCTGCCCGAGCCTTGGGGCGATCGCTCTAAAGAATTTTGTCTGAGCCTGGTAGAGCAGACCGGAGTCGCCCTGGCCCCCGGCATTGGCTTTGGCAAAGCGGGAGAAGGCTACGTGCGGATAGCGCTGGTGCACCCACCAGCGGTGCTAGAACAAGCGATCGCCAGCATTGCTGAATTCTTGCCAAGCGGTCTCTAA
- a CDS encoding response regulator, with translation MVTSPSSTADGRFRIVVVEDDTANRLFFADYLSYSGFWVLAIPHGLDLEQHLKEFQPHLLLLDLGLPEIDGYTLLKRLRSSARWQDLPVIIVSGYAFADDQHRAMALGAQKYLVKPVPLHQLTQAIYSLLPHPARGD, from the coding sequence ATGGTGACATCTCCGTCTAGCACTGCTGATGGACGGTTTCGTATTGTCGTTGTAGAAGACGATACGGCTAACCGTTTATTTTTTGCCGACTATCTCAGCTACTCTGGGTTTTGGGTGCTGGCCATTCCCCACGGCCTCGATCTTGAGCAACATCTCAAAGAATTTCAGCCCCATCTGCTGCTGCTCGATTTGGGCCTGCCCGAAATTGATGGCTATACCTTACTCAAACGGCTGCGATCGTCGGCCCGCTGGCAAGACCTGCCTGTAATCATTGTGTCGGGCTACGCCTTTGCCGACGACCAGCACCGTGCCATGGCCCTTGGAGCACAAAAATACCTGGTCAAGCCAGTGCCTCTGCACCAGCTCACCCAGGCGATCTATAGCCTTCTGCCCCACCCCGCCCGCGGTGACTAA
- a CDS encoding ABC transporter substrate-binding protein has product MNSSVSWMGKGNGIWARRPWRRWVQFVGLFGLVFAIALGCAGNDQPAANAPAGGGDGRITIGTTLTARTLDPADAYETFPGILLHNLGDRLYTYEPGTTNLVPQLATELPTISDDSLTYTIPLRQDVTLHDGNPFNAEVMAFSIQRFMENGGRPAYLLSEKIANVEATGDYELTLTLSAPFAAFPALLSFSGVTPVSPESYEIGTGSFNPDSFVGTGPYKLAAFTSDSIKLDVNPDYWGDAPANSGIDIQIFTSPANLYNTFRTGGLDVAYQTLDPEQVAALEREESSGGWQVIEAGTNVINYMSLNQTIEPLDDVRVRQAIAAMVDRPLLNDRVFQGQAEPLYSLIPASFDVAEPVFQEAYGDGNFDQARDLLTEAGFSESNPLTVEIWYPSASTIRSIVANTLKESIEAGLPGLVTVDVQNTEGATLWENVGKGVYPIILSNWYPDYYDPDTFIQPFLGCENGSGSICQEGPSQANGSFYYSPEANELIAQQRAEQDPATRQGIIEDLQQMMVDDVPYVPLWQNKDYVFAQEAVNGVAVEPTQQFLLWQISRG; this is encoded by the coding sequence ATGAATTCTTCGGTGTCATGGATGGGTAAAGGCAACGGGATTTGGGCGCGTCGTCCGTGGCGGCGATGGGTGCAGTTTGTGGGGCTGTTTGGGCTGGTGTTTGCGATCGCCCTAGGCTGCGCCGGCAACGACCAACCCGCCGCCAATGCTCCGGCTGGCGGTGGCGATGGCCGGATTACGATTGGTACCACCCTCACCGCTCGCACCCTCGACCCCGCCGACGCCTACGAGACCTTCCCTGGCATTTTGCTCCACAACCTGGGCGATCGCCTCTACACCTATGAGCCTGGCACCACCAACCTGGTGCCCCAGCTAGCCACCGAGCTACCTACCATCAGCGATGACAGCCTCACCTACACCATTCCCCTGCGGCAGGATGTCACTCTCCACGATGGCAACCCCTTCAACGCTGAAGTAATGGCCTTCTCGATTCAGCGGTTTATGGAAAATGGCGGTCGGCCCGCCTACCTGCTGTCTGAAAAAATTGCCAATGTCGAGGCCACAGGCGACTACGAACTCACCCTCACCCTCAGTGCTCCCTTTGCGGCGTTTCCGGCCCTGTTGAGCTTTTCGGGCGTCACCCCCGTGTCGCCCGAGAGTTATGAGATTGGCACCGGCAGTTTTAACCCCGACAGCTTTGTGGGCACCGGCCCCTACAAACTGGCTGCCTTCACCAGCGACTCGATCAAGCTTGACGTCAACCCCGACTACTGGGGCGATGCCCCCGCCAACAGCGGCATCGACATTCAAATTTTCACTAGCCCCGCCAACCTCTACAACACCTTTAGAACCGGTGGGTTAGATGTGGCCTACCAAACCCTCGACCCTGAACAGGTAGCGGCGCTGGAGCGCGAAGAAAGCTCCGGCGGCTGGCAGGTGATTGAGGCGGGCACCAATGTGATCAACTACATGTCGCTCAACCAAACCATTGAGCCCCTAGATGATGTACGGGTACGCCAGGCGATCGCCGCTATGGTCGATCGCCCGCTGCTCAACGATCGCGTCTTCCAGGGCCAGGCCGAACCCCTCTACAGTCTGATTCCTGCCAGCTTTGACGTGGCAGAGCCGGTGTTTCAAGAGGCCTACGGCGACGGTAATTTTGACCAGGCTCGCGACCTACTCACCGAGGCCGGGTTTTCTGAAAGCAACCCCCTCACCGTCGAAATTTGGTACCCATCGGCTTCCACCATTCGCAGCATTGTGGCCAACACCCTGAAAGAGTCGATCGAAGCGGGCCTACCTGGCCTAGTCACCGTCGATGTGCAGAATACCGAAGGGGCAACCCTCTGGGAAAACGTCGGCAAAGGCGTTTACCCGATCATTCTCTCTAACTGGTATCCCGACTACTACGACCCTGATACCTTTATTCAGCCCTTTTTGGGGTGCGAGAACGGCAGCGGTAGTATTTGCCAAGAAGGCCCGTCCCAGGCCAACGGCTCGTTTTACTACAGCCCCGAGGCCAATGAGCTGATCGCCCAGCAGCGGGCCGAACAAGATCCCGCCACCCGTCAGGGAATCATTGAAGACCTCCAGCAAATGATGGTTGACGATGTGCCCTACGTGCCCCTGTGGCAAAACAAAGACTACGTCTTTGCCCAGGAAGCTGTGAATGGCGTCGCGGTTGAACCGACCCAGCAGTTTTTGCTCTGGCAGATTAGCCGAGGCTAA
- a CDS encoding PspA/IM30 family protein, with amino-acid sequence MGLFDRVSRVVRSNLNAAVSSAENPEKILDQAIIDMQEDLVQMRQAVAGAIASQKRVQQQYEKASSEANTWQQRAQLALQKGDEELAKQALLRKKTQAETAVALKTQLDGQSTTVEQLKRNLIGLESKLSEAKTKKDMLKARASAAKANEQLQSTTSSLNTSSAMAAFERMEEKVLQMEATSQAAAELAGADLESQFASLEAGGDVDLELEAMKAQMLGGSANQGQLPAAESPIPATESTEVDAELEALRSQIDQLD; translated from the coding sequence ATGGGGTTATTTGATCGCGTTAGCCGAGTGGTTCGCTCTAACCTAAATGCAGCGGTGAGTTCGGCAGAGAATCCAGAGAAGATTCTGGATCAGGCCATTATTGACATGCAGGAAGACCTGGTGCAGATGCGTCAGGCAGTGGCGGGGGCGATCGCCAGTCAGAAGCGGGTGCAGCAGCAGTACGAAAAGGCTAGCAGCGAGGCCAATACCTGGCAGCAGCGGGCTCAGCTAGCCCTACAAAAAGGTGACGAAGAGCTGGCCAAGCAGGCGCTGCTGCGCAAGAAAACCCAGGCCGAAACCGCCGTGGCGCTCAAGACCCAGCTCGATGGCCAAAGCACCACTGTAGAGCAGCTCAAGCGCAACCTGATTGGCTTAGAGAGCAAGCTGTCTGAGGCCAAGACCAAAAAAGACATGCTCAAGGCGCGGGCCAGTGCCGCTAAGGCCAACGAGCAACTGCAAAGCACCACCAGCAGCCTCAACACCAGCAGCGCCATGGCCGCCTTTGAGCGCATGGAAGAAAAAGTGCTGCAAATGGAGGCCACCTCCCAGGCGGCGGCAGAGCTGGCCGGGGCCGATCTGGAGAGCCAGTTTGCCTCGCTAGAAGCCGGAGGTGATGTCGATCTGGAACTGGAAGCGATGAAGGCGCAAATGCTGGGCGGCAGCGCCAACCAGGGCCAGCTACCCGCTGCTGAGAGTCCTATTCCCGCCACCGAGTCGACAGAAGTAGACGCCGAACTGGAAGCGCTGCGATCGCAGATCGACCAGCTCGACTAG
- a CDS encoding ABA4-like family protein, protein MTVDANLLELLFSGANLFVLPFWTLMVLVPNTKLTRTVMGSLLPFAALAGLYLFLFVTSFGNVDGIEALSDPNLSLGDLAAIFAQPHVTATGWVHFLAFDLFVGRWIYWQGQERGVFTRHSLALCLFAGPLGLLSHLVTDALWQRFAKGRVEEVVG, encoded by the coding sequence ATGACCGTCGATGCCAACCTGCTAGAGCTGCTGTTTAGCGGTGCCAACCTCTTCGTGTTGCCCTTTTGGACGCTGATGGTGCTGGTGCCCAACACCAAACTTACCCGCACCGTCATGGGCTCGCTGCTGCCCTTTGCTGCCCTGGCTGGGCTGTACCTGTTTCTCTTCGTTACCAGCTTCGGCAATGTCGACGGCATCGAAGCCCTCTCTGACCCCAATCTCAGCCTGGGCGACCTGGCGGCGATCTTTGCCCAGCCCCATGTCACCGCCACCGGCTGGGTACACTTTTTGGCGTTTGACCTGTTTGTGGGGCGCTGGATCTACTGGCAGGGCCAGGAGCGGGGCGTCTTCACCCGCCATTCCCTCGCTCTATGCCTGTTTGCCGGCCCTCTAGGGTTGCTCTCGCACCTGGTGACCGATGCCCTGTGGCAGCGGTTTGCGAAGGGGAGGGTGGAGGAGGTGGTGGGGTGA